In Miscanthus floridulus cultivar M001 chromosome 5, ASM1932011v1, whole genome shotgun sequence, one genomic interval encodes:
- the LOC136454961 gene encoding uncharacterized protein: MAWPQTQRHDASAHHFLLLLLGLLLLLPSAKPTSFSTLCGSTPPRDLPIAKQHSHSARLALPSSITAGHFSGGRDLRFARDRPYTHALSIYPAFSDSAVTHLSATLTLERTRARFGWRERDSGRPHSVSFDLDGYYYNSTATSSSTAELCMVGSGSYASEDGFGVVVLSNVVLRLHLPQPSNLSRPFVTGSVEGAGFGPIALLAYAEDDYAYGEAASCPPPPVAVRQVLRAAAGYYSCPQLRALLRSSYSLEYMPNEHDGTSSSSFPLRLRHGMGRRTFVIGDEALVADGFWDPSRSQLCLRACRVASSGQSRTDLQVRECGIGVRFWFPAVWSIRDRSIAAGMIWNTSGNTASGMILVSRTGSYRGNLSGISYNYTRVEEAKKHYDSIPALSKERKGRLPGNYSYRDFTFRFFLEKQGLHGYAWPVTIGSAMVEGDEMMVDTAFSLHGAAEANKQRLLNVSYNLEYQVASGNLSANVSPLKMSPQLQRVSAEGVYDTRTGSLCLVACRLATVPASWPRHGATASHPCRAGTTSTAAQRARAGPGVFVAAVVPASPALLAGATSSSLLQSRLLSLALPASRSWLLGPGERNDWPSCCAVLGPCIFGLCLCRPIGSGTFGHLYCRQVTNGSSDCDVLVTFQFPPMNSVEGERGVGTIKSLRKQSDPLFFEAMDFVSYGMSVRQIEESSSRMDMESIMLVVSMTLSCVFTALQLRHVNKHPEALPATSVTMLVVLALGYVIPLVVNLEDMYTDTRRRYILQLTSAGSLDLNEFMLRATTMLALVLQLRLLQLALSSRRSTDQARSKQEDSLSSDAERSTLWICLPLYVLGAVVVWIVHMSDGSRASAFSVSAPSGPALADDLAAYAGLILDGFLLPQIVSNALSGSRVRALSPWFYAGGTVIRAAPHVYDVFRKHNYVPSWNWKPTTYVYASPRDDLFGVAWDIAIPCGATLLAALLLLQQRLGGAFLCCLKSRRSGSGEYEMVSTATISS; encoded by the exons TTCTCCGACTCCGCCGTTACCCATCTCTCTGCCACGCTCACCCTCGAGAGGACCCGCGCCCGCTTCGGCTGGCGCGAGCGCGACAGTGGCCGCCCCCACTCCGTGTCTTTCGACCTTGACGGCTACTACTACAACTCCACCGCGACTTCCAGTTCCACCGCGGAGCTCTGCATGGTCGGCTCCGGCTCTTACGCTAGTGAAGATGGCTTCGGTGTCGTCGTCCTCTCTAACGTCGTGCTCCGCCTCCACCTGCCGCAGCCGTCCAACCTCTCCCGGCCCTTCGTCACCGGCAGCGTCGAGGGCGCTGGCTTCGGTCCCATCGCCCTCCTCGCCTATGCTGAGGACGACTACGCGTACGGAGAGGCCGCCTCCTGCCCGCCGCCGCCCGTTGCAGTGCGACAGGTGCTCCGCGCGGCCGCGGGGTACTACTCGTGCCCCCAGCTCAGGGCGCTGCTCCGAAGCTCCTACAGCCTGGAGTACATGCCCAATGAGCACGACGGTACTAGCAGCAGCAGCTTCCCGCTGCGGCTTCGCCACGGGA TGGGGAGGCGCACCTTCGTGATCGGAGACGAGGCGCTCGTCGCCGACGGGTTCTGGGACCCGTCGCGGAGCCAGCTCTGCTTGCGGGCGTGCCGGGTGGCAAGTTCGGGCCAGTCCCGAACGGACCTACAAGTCCGCGAGTGCGGGATCGGGGTCAGATTTTGGTTCCCGGCCGTGTGGTCGATCCGGGACCGGAGCATCGCGGCTGGGATGATCTGGAACACGAGCGGAAACACAGCATCAGGCATGATCTTGGTGTCAAGAACCGGGAGCTACAGGGGCAACCTCTCCGGCATCAGCTACAACTACACCCGGGTGGAGGAGGCCAAGAAGCACTACGACTCCATCCCGGCGTTGAGCAAGGAGCGCAAGGGCAGGCTCCCGGGTAACTACTCGTATCGGGACTTCACGTTCCGGTTCTTCCTGGAGAAACAGGGATTGCACGGGTATGCCTGGCCGGTCACCATTGGCTCCGCCATGGTTGAAGGGGACGAGATGATGGTTGACACGGCCTTCTCTCTGCATGGAGCAGCAGAGGCGAACAAGCAGAGGCTGCTGAATGTCAGCTACAATTTGGAATACCAGGTTGCCTCTGGGAATTTATCTGCGAATGTCTCGCCGCTGAAGATGTCCCCTCAGTTGCAACGCGTCTCGGCAGAGGGTGTCTATGACACTAGGACAGGCTCCCTGTGCCTGGTGGCCTGCCGTCT TGCCACCGTGCCGGCGTCCTGGCCCAGGCACGGCGCTACGGCCTCGCATCCATGCCGTGCCGGCACTACGAGCACGGCCGCCCAGCGTGCCCGTGCCGGCCCGGGCGTCTTCGTCGCTGCCGTTGTCCCCGCGTCGCCGGCGCTGCTGGCAGGAGCGACCTCGTCGTCGTTGCTACAGTCGCGCCTCTTGTCGCTGGCACTGCCGGCGTCCCGGAGCTGGCTGCTAGGGCCAGGAGAGAGGAACGACTGG CCTTCGTGCTGTGCCGTGCTCGGGCCATGCATTTTTGGGCTGTGCCTGTGCCGGCCCATCGGGTCCGGCACATTTGGCCATCTATACTGCCGCCAAGTGACCAACGGTTCGTCCGACTGCGACGTCCTAGTGACCTTCCAGTTCCCGCCGATGAACTCCGTGGAGGGAGAGCGTGGCGTTGGGACGATCAAGAGCCTGAGAAAGCAGAGTGATCCTCTGTTCTTCGAAGCAATGGACTTCGTCTCGTACGGGATGTCCGTGCGGCAAATAGAGGAGTCCAGCTCCAGGATGGACATGGAGAGCATCATGCTGGTGGTCTCCATGACGCTGTCCTGCGTCTTCACCGCCCTGCAGCTGCGCCATGTGAACAAGCACCCCGAGGCGCTCCCGGCCACGTCGGTCACCATGCTCGTCGTCCTGGCCCTTGGCTACGTGATCCCCCTCGTGGTCAACCTCGAGGACATGTACACGGACACCCGGAGGCGGTACATCCTCCAGCTGACGAGCGCCGGGTCGCTGGATCTGAACGAGTTCATGCTGAGGGCCACCACCATGCTGGCGCTGGTTCTGCAGCTGCGCCTCCTCCAGCTTGCCCTGTCGtcgcggaggtcgacggatcaaGCCAGGAGCAAGCAGGAGGACTCGTTGTCGTCCGACGCCGAGAGGAGCACGCTCTGGATATGCCTGCCGCTGTACGTCCTCGGTGCAGTCGTGGTCTGGATCGTCCACATGAGCGATGGTTCACGAGCAAGTGCGTTCTCTGTTTCTGCCCCGTCGGGACCGGCGTTGGCGGACGACCTCGCGGCCTACGCGGGGCTGATCCTGGACGGGTTCCTGCTGCCCCAGATCGTCTCCAACGCGCTCTCGGGCTCCAGGGTGAGGGCCCTCTCTCCGTGGTTCTACGCCGGCGGCACCGTGATCCGCGCGGCGCCGCACGTGTACGACGTGTTCAGGAAGCACAACTACGTGCCCAGCTGGAACTGGAAGCCGACGACGTACGTGTACGCGAGCCCCCGCGACGACCTCTTCGGCGTCGCGTGGGACATCGCCATACCGTGCGGGGCTACGTTGCTCGCCGCGCTTCTGCTCCTGCAGCAGCGGCTTGGGGGCGCGTTCTTGTGCTGTTTGAAGAGCAGACGGTCGGGGTCGGGTGAGTACGAGATGGTCTCCACGGCCACGATTAGCTCTTAG